Genomic segment of Candidatus Chlorohelix allophototropha:
CTCATTTGTTACCGGAAGCGGACATCCAGAAGTTTGAAGAAGTACAGCTAAAACCGATAACCAACAAACGGGGAACAGTAGTTGGCGAGTATCTCCCCATGTTCAACCTTCAGGAGTGGGCTTGAAACTATGCAAGACCTTAAAGACTGGCAAGATTTGGTTATTTTCTTCTTACTCGGCTTGGTAATGGGCTTATTGGCAGAATTGGCAGCGCGTCGCAAAATCTGGATTCCCACCCTCCAGCGTTTGATGGCAGCAGTGCTGGGAATTGTAGGCGGGTTCTTAGGTTCACTTGTCTTTAATGATTTATTTGGCTTACTAAATGAGCCGATTCTGGATCATGTCTCAATTGTACCTGTTTTAATTGGAACACTACTTCTTTTAGTGCCGTGGTGGTTGATTCGCTCAGGACGCACCAAGCTTTCCGCCAATCAGAAATGGCGTAAAAATTACTGGCGAAAGTGAGCTTTTCTTGAATTTTAACAAGCTCTACGATGTAAGTGTACCGATCCATCCCGGCTTGAAAGTGTGGCCCGGAGACCCTTTGCTTGAGATTGAGCAAGCCGATAAAATCTCGGAAGGGGCAACTGCCAACGTTTCGCGGATAAAAATGAGCGTGCATACCGGAACGCATCTGGATGCGCCTGTTCATTTTATTGAAGGGGCTACCGGAATTGATACTCTCCCGCTTGAGGCGTTGGTCGGTACTGTGCTGGTGGTTGAAATTAACCCTAGCGGGGCACACATCGAAGCAACTGACCTTGAGAAATTAGACTTGCCCGATACGTTTGAGCGTATCATCTTCAAAACCCGCAACTCTGAGTTCTGGAATGATAACACTTATTTCAGGCGCGATTTCGTAGCGATTAACCCTAGTGGCGCAGAATGGTTGCTGCAACACGGGGTAAAGCTTATCGGGATTGATTATCTCAGTATTGAACGGTTTGATTGTGAAGATTATCGCACCCATCACCTGCTACTCTCAAACAGGGTAGTTATTGTGGAGGGGTTAGACTTACGCGCTATCGAACCGGGCGAATATACCCTAATGGCGCTTCCTCTTAAAATCGAAAATGCCGATGGCGCACCTGCGCGAGTTTTGCTGGCAAAATAGAGCGACCTGATTAAAATTTAAATCTGCTTTACCCTTCAAAGGAGAAGATTATGGCAAAAGAGCATGAACAAGCCCTAATTGCTGAGTTCGGCGCAGAAACTATACATGGCGGGCGATTGGTAGCTCGTATGCTTAAACGTGAAGGTGTGGAAGTAGTATTCACTCTCAGCGGCGGGCATATTGCGGCGATTTACGAGGGTTGCAAGCATGAAGGCATCCGGGTAGTGGATGTTCGGCACGAGCAAAGCGCGGTTATGGCTGCCGAAGGTTGGGCGCGAGTCACCGGAAAAATCGGGGTCGCGCTGGTCACTGCCGGACCCGGTGTAACCAACGCTATGACCGGAATTGCCAACGCTTTCCAAGCAGGTAGCCCTGTAATAATTATTGCCGGACGCGCTCCTCTGTCACAGGATGGGATGGGTGGGCTTCAGGAATTGGATCATATCGGAATGGTACGCCCTGTTACCAAATATGCCCGCACCGTTTATGAGACTCGCCGCATCGCCCAATATGTAGGGGATGCCTTTCGCGCTGCTCTGAGCGGCAAGCCCGGTCCGGCTTTTCTCGATATTCCGTTTGATTTACTCAACAACCTGATACCGGTTACAGATGCGGTCATTCCTGCTCCCGGTTATCGTGCCATATACGGGAGTGAAGCGCATCCGCAAATCGTGGAAGAGGCTGCGGAGTTGCTGGCGCAAGCAGAACGTCCGGCTATAATGGCGGGTGGGGCAGTATGGTGGTGTCGGGGGGTTGCGCCCTTCCGCCAACTGGTTGAAAATCTTCAGATTCCCACTTATTTGAACGGCATGGGGCGCGGTTTGCTACCGAGCGACCATCCTCTTTTCTTTTCACTGAGCCGCAAGCATGCCCTTAAAAATGCCGATGTGTTGCTGATTATCGGAACACCGCTGGATTTCCGGTTGAATTTTGGTGAGGGTATCGGCGCGGACACAAAAATAATCTGGATGGATGTTGAACCGCGCGAAGTGGGCGTAAACAAAAGCCCAACGCTTGCTATTGCAGCGGATGTAGGCTTAGCGTTGGATCAGATAATAAGAGCCTTAAACCTTCCCGGCTGGCGCAATAAAGGTGAAAGCAACGCGCGACATGATTGGTTGAAAACTCTGCATGAAAATGAAGCCAAGCAACTGGCAAAAGATGAGCCATTGATGAACAGCGATGC
This window contains:
- a CDS encoding cyclase family protein — protein: MNFNKLYDVSVPIHPGLKVWPGDPLLEIEQADKISEGATANVSRIKMSVHTGTHLDAPVHFIEGATGIDTLPLEALVGTVLVVEINPSGAHIEATDLEKLDLPDTFERIIFKTRNSEFWNDNTYFRRDFVAINPSGAEWLLQHGVKLIGIDYLSIERFDCEDYRTHHLLLSNRVVIVEGLDLRAIEPGEYTLMALPLKIENADGAPARVLLAK
- a CDS encoding GlsB/YeaQ/YmgE family stress response membrane protein, which codes for MQDLKDWQDLVIFFLLGLVMGLLAELAARRKIWIPTLQRLMAAVLGIVGGFLGSLVFNDLFGLLNEPILDHVSIVPVLIGTLLLLVPWWLIRSGRTKLSANQKWRKNYWRK
- a CDS encoding acetolactate synthase; translated protein: MAKEHEQALIAEFGAETIHGGRLVARMLKREGVEVVFTLSGGHIAAIYEGCKHEGIRVVDVRHEQSAVMAAEGWARVTGKIGVALVTAGPGVTNAMTGIANAFQAGSPVIIIAGRAPLSQDGMGGLQELDHIGMVRPVTKYARTVYETRRIAQYVGDAFRAALSGKPGPAFLDIPFDLLNNLIPVTDAVIPAPGYRAIYGSEAHPQIVEEAAELLAQAERPAIMAGGAVWWCRGVAPFRQLVENLQIPTYLNGMGRGLLPSDHPLFFSLSRKHALKNADVLLIIGTPLDFRLNFGEGIGADTKIIWMDVEPREVGVNKSPTLAIAADVGLALDQIIRALNLPGWRNKGESNARHDWLKTLHENEAKQLAKDEPLMNSDAVPIHPLRLCREIRDFLDRDATVIGDGGDIVTFGARVIRVNEPAHWLDPGAMGTLGVGPGYAIAAKLARPDKQVLLLFGDGSFGLNGMDLEAMARQNIPVVCVIGNDGAWGQIKHPQKMFFGNSIAAELSQTVQYEKMAEGLGGYGERVERPEDICPALERAFEFAKQRQKPALINVITDPTVAYGRSSVVGL